A window of Grus americana isolate bGruAme1 chromosome 21, bGruAme1.mat, whole genome shotgun sequence contains these coding sequences:
- the CENPS gene encoding centromere protein S isoform X1, with the protein MAVAQPRPAALGGKPGRAAEGSAMEAVDSEERLLLTQRLKAAVHYTVGCLCQDVAEDKDMQFSKQAIAAISEITFRQCDNFAKDLEMFARHAKRSTVNTEDVKLLARRSNSLLKYITQKSEELASNNMEQKEKKKKKSGAAKGARTGEHPEAAVTESEDSNMA; encoded by the exons ATGGCGGTGgcgcagccccgccccgccgcgctgGGCGGGAAACCCGGCCGAGCGGCTGAGGGCAGCGCCATGGAGGCGGTGGACAGCGAGGAGCGGCTCCTGCTCACCCAG AGGCTGAAGGCTGCGGTTCACTACACGGTTGGCTGCCTGTGCCAGGATGTTGCAGAAGACAAAGACATGCAGTTCAGCAAACAAGCCATTGCAGCTATTTCAGAGATCACCTTCAGGCAGTGTG ATAACTTTGCCAAAGACCTTGAAATGTTTGCGAG GCACGCAAAACGAAGCACAGTCAATACAGAAGATGTGAAGCTTTTGGCTAGAAGGAGCAATTCTTTG CTAAAGTATATCACCCAGAAGAGTGAAGAGCTCGCATCAAATAACatggagcaaaaggaaaagaagaaaaagaagtctggTGCAGCTAAGGGAGCAAGAACTGGGGAACATCCAGAAGCAGCTGTGACTGAAAGTGAAGATTCCAACATGGCATGA
- the CENPS gene encoding centromere protein S isoform X2 codes for MVYARAGVSVCRELTCRCPGSFQRLKAAVHYTVGCLCQDVAEDKDMQFSKQAIAAISEITFRQCDNFAKDLEMFARHAKRSTVNTEDVKLLARRSNSLLKYITQKSEELASNNMEQKEKKKKKSGAAKGARTGEHPEAAVTESEDSNMA; via the exons ATGGTTTACGCAAGAGCGGGTGTATCGGTCTGCAGAGAACTGACCTGTCGCTGCCCTGGGTCCTTTCAGAGGCTGAAGGCTGCGGTTCACTACACGGTTGGCTGCCTGTGCCAGGATGTTGCAGAAGACAAAGACATGCAGTTCAGCAAACAAGCCATTGCAGCTATTTCAGAGATCACCTTCAGGCAGTGTG ATAACTTTGCCAAAGACCTTGAAATGTTTGCGAG GCACGCAAAACGAAGCACAGTCAATACAGAAGATGTGAAGCTTTTGGCTAGAAGGAGCAATTCTTTG CTAAAGTATATCACCCAGAAGAGTGAAGAGCTCGCATCAAATAACatggagcaaaaggaaaagaagaaaaagaagtctggTGCAGCTAAGGGAGCAAGAACTGGGGAACATCCAGAAGCAGCTGTGACTGAAAGTGAAGATTCCAACATGGCATGA
- the CENPS gene encoding centromere protein S isoform X3 encodes MAVAQPRPAALGGKPGRAAEGSAMEAVDSEERLLLTQRLKAAVHYTVGCLCQDVAEDKDMQFSKQAIAAISEITFRQCDNFAKDLEMFARHAKRSTVNTEDVKLLARRSNSLVQRNLAMFLYSDYIVANYSSA; translated from the exons ATGGCGGTGgcgcagccccgccccgccgcgctgGGCGGGAAACCCGGCCGAGCGGCTGAGGGCAGCGCCATGGAGGCGGTGGACAGCGAGGAGCGGCTCCTGCTCACCCAG AGGCTGAAGGCTGCGGTTCACTACACGGTTGGCTGCCTGTGCCAGGATGTTGCAGAAGACAAAGACATGCAGTTCAGCAAACAAGCCATTGCAGCTATTTCAGAGATCACCTTCAGGCAGTGTG ATAACTTTGCCAAAGACCTTGAAATGTTTGCGAG GCACGCAAAACGAAGCACAGTCAATACAGAAGATGTGAAGCTTTTGGCTAGAAGGAGCAATTCTTTG GTGCAGAGGAATCTCGCAATGTTTCTGTACTCAGATTATATCGTGGCAAACTACAGCTCTGCGTAA
- the PGD gene encoding 6-phosphogluconate dehydrogenase, decarboxylating, translated as MAQADIALIGLAVMGQNLILNMNDHGFVVCAFNRTVSKVDDFLANEAKGTKVIGAHSLEEMVSKLKKPRRIILLVKAGSAVDDFINKLVPLLETGDIIIDGGNSEYRDTTRRCKELQEKGILFVGSGVSGGEEGARYGPSLMPGGAKEAWPHIKTIFQSIAAKVGSGEPCCDWVGDEGAGHFVKMVHNGIEYGDMQLICEAYHLMKDVVGMEHDEMSKVFQEWNKTELDSFLIEITANILKFKDSDGKYLLPKIKDSAGQKGTGKWTAISALEYGVPVTLIGEAVFARCLSSLKDERVQASKLLVGPKVTQFGGNKKAFLEDIRKALYASKIISYAQGFMLLRQAAKEFGWTLNYGGIALMWRGGCIIRSVFLGKIKGAFDRNPELQNLLLDDFFKTAVENCQDSWRRVISTGVEIGIPMPCFTTALSFYDGYRHEVLPANLIQAQRDYFGAHTYELLSKPGVFIHTNWTGHGGNVSSSAYNV; from the exons ATGGCTCA AGCTGATATTGCTTTGATTGGACTGGCTGTGATGGGTCAAAACCTTATTTTGAACATGAATGACCATGGCTTCGTG GTTTGTGCTTTTAACAGGACGGTTTCCAAAGTGGATGACTTTCTGGCCAATGAGGCCAAGGGAACCAAAGTGATTGGTGCTCACAGCCTGGAAGAGATGGTCTCTAAGTTAAAGAAGCCCCGTCGCATTATCTTGCTGGTGAAGGCTGGAAGTGCAGTGGATGACTTCATCAATAAATTG GTGCCATTGTTGGAGACTGGAGACATCATAATTGATGGTGGGAATTCTGAATATAGAGATACCACG AGACGCTGTAAGGAACTACAGGAAAAGGGCATCTTATTTGTCGGAAGCGGTGTTAGCGGTGGAGAGGAGGGTGCCAGATACGGTCCTTCACTCATGCCAGGAGGAGCCAAAGAAGCCTG GCCCCACATCAAGACCATATTTCAAAGCATTGCTGCTAAAGTGGGATCTGGGGAACCTTGTTGTGACtgg GTCGGAGATGAAGGTGCTGGACACTTTGTGAAGATGGTGCACAATGGGATTGAATATGGAGATATGCAGCTGATCTGTGAGGCGTATCACCTGATGAAAGATGTGGTGGGCATGGAGCATGACGAGATGTCAAAG GTGTTTCAGGAATGGAATAAGACAGAGTTGGACTCTTTCCTGATTGAAATCACAGCCAATATTCTCAAATTCAAAGACAGCGATGGCAAATACCTCCTCCCAAAGATCAAGGACAGTGCAGGACAAAAAGGCACAGGAAAGTGGACAGCCATTTCTGCCCTGGAATATGGAGTCCCTGTCACACTCATAG GTGAAGCTGTGTTTGCACGGTGCCTGTCTTCCCTCAAGGATGAGAGAGTACAGGCCAGTAAGCTGCTGGTTGGGCCTAAAGTGACACAGTTTGGTGGGAACAAGAAGGCCTTCCTGGAGGACATACGCAAG gcccTGTATGCTTCCAAGATTATCTCATATGCTCAAGGCTTCATGCTGTTGAGACAAGCAGCCAAAGAGTTTGGCTGGACACTGAATTACGGTGGCATTGCACTGATGTGGAGAGGAGGCTGCATCATCAGAAG TGTGTTCCTGGGAAAAATCAAAGGTGCTTTTGATCGAAACCCTGAGCTCCAGAATTTGCTGTTGGATGATTTCTTTAAGACAGCTGTTGAAAACTGTCAG GACTCCTGGCGACGTGTAATCAGCACTGGAGTAGAGATTGGCATCCCTATGCCCTGCTTCACTACAGCACTTTCTTTTTATGATGGATACAGGCACGAAGTATTACCAGCTAACCTGATTCAG GCTCAGCGCGATTACTTTGGTGCACATACATACGAATTATTATCGAAGCCAGGTGTATTTATCCATACTAACTGGACAGGCCATGGAGGAAATGTGTCCTCTTCTGCCTACAATGTCTAA